One Cydia splendana chromosome 23, ilCydSple1.2, whole genome shotgun sequence DNA window includes the following coding sequences:
- the LOC134801771 gene encoding zinc finger protein 569-like, with amino-acid sequence MTALKQAILHSLLQKESLCCLCFGPVGSEHVYLGDEAMVNDPGDVKLTEVLRYILGCDVMNNLAFQTLCDDCVISATQSYMFIKRCKENTENLQQAIENLDISLQNSTSNPESCKTIFLSLDSSLTTQVYYDYKKPVTSLPKALARFKYVASDVCNGKYYIERSVNKESSTWIVPIVGKDFDDNFDSDSCISPEKINKTKRHHRAKEILSDSVMLHENSTNKKLICKGCAKTFESITMLRMHYMRVHAVKKLQCPKCDHKFATSKLLEYHLSLSHVNAVCYECGKTFTNIASLKKHELSHNVSSKYICQNCHRVYKTLRTMKDHIYNGVCERGGRTGKSVNIGKFICDICENHFATKNAVRSHMITLHGFGCDDAVHTCSWCNKRFEALSSLKGHIVKHTRERRFQCDLCNEKFVTHPALVNHTRLHTGERPYLCDYCDEGFISASRRMEHMRRKHLEPSLPCRFCPMIFKSGAGKRKHERRHFNPASKLYVQEALRPVGIKEPKEPTPSTIKKTVVVS; translated from the exons ATGACGGCGCTAAAACAAGCCATATTACATTCATTACTACAGAAGGAAAGTTTGTGCTGCCTGTGTTTCGGCCCAGTTGGATCTGAACATGTTTATTTAGGCGATGAGGCGATGGTGAACGATCCTGGCGACGTAAAGCTTACTGAAGTGCTGCGTTACATCCTAGGATGTGAT GTGATGAATAATTTAGCTTTCCAAACCCTATGCGATGATTGTGTTATATCAGCCACACAAAGCTACATGTTTATCAAAAGATGCAAAGAAAACACTGAAAATCTACAACAAGCCATTGAAAATCTAGATATTTCTTTACAAAACTCAACAAGCAATCCAGAATCATGCAAAACAATATTTCTTTCTTTAGACTCAAGTCTTACCACTCAGGTTTACTACGATTATAAAAAACCAGTTACTTCACTTCCAAAAGCTTTGGCGAGATTTAAATATGTCGCCTCTGATGTATGTAATGGTAAATATTACATAGAGAGATCTGTCAATAAAGAATCAAGCACCTGGATTGTTCCAATTGTTGGTAAAgattttgatgacaattttgaTAGTGACTCGTGCATATCaccagaaaaaataaataaaactaaaaggCATCATAGAGCTAAAGAAATTTTATCTGACAGTGTGATGCTACATGAAAATAGTACAAATAAGAAGCTAATATGCAAAGGTTGTGCAAAAACATTTGAAAGTATCACCATGCTACGAATGCATTACATGAGGGTTCATGCAGTAAAGAAATTACAGTGCCCAAAATGTGATCACAAATTTGCTACTAGCAAGTTGCTAGAATACCATCTAAGTCTTTCCCATGTGAATGCCGTCTGTTATGAATGCGGAAAAACCTTTACTAACATAGCGAGTTTAAAGAAACATGAACTCTCCCATAATGTCTCATCTAAGTATATCTGTCAGAATTGTCACAGAGTATACAAAACATTACGAACCATGAAAGATCACATTTACAACGGAGTTTGTGAGAGGGGAGGCAGAACAGGAAAATCAGTTAATATAGGAAAGTTTATTTGCGATATTTGTGAAAACCATTTTGCTACGAAGAATGCTGTACGCTCACATATGATCACTCTTCACGGGTTTGGATGTGACGATGCTGTACACACTTGTTCATGGTGTAATAAGAGATTTGAAGCGCTCAGCAGTTTGAAAGGCCATATAGTTAAGCATACTAGAGAACGCAGGTTCCAATGTGATCTTTGCAATGAAAAGTTCGTTACACATCCAGCGTTAGTGAACCATACTCGGTTGCACACTGGGGAAAGACCATATCTGTGCGACTACTGTGATGAAGGCTTCATCTCTGCTTCACGACGGATGGAACATATGAGAAGAAAGCACTTGGAACCATCACTTCCATGCAGATTCTGTCCCATGATATTTAAATCTGGCGCTGGTAAACGGAAACATGAGCGAAGGCATTTTAATCCTGCTAGCAAGCTATATGTGCAGGAGGCTCTCAGGCCTGTAGGAATCAAAGAACCAAAAGAACCTACACCATCTACGATCAAAAAGACGGTAGTAGTTAGTTAG
- the LOC134801769 gene encoding zinc finger protein 684-like, translating into MTEIKNPLFNALLRKKSMCCLCFNTVDDAAIHIEDEVVLKTNSVTNHLELSEVLSFVLGNEVNGILAFDTVCKECSITALNCYTFIKKSKENTQNLHKAITNLDHSIPHDIEHVFCKSLFISFNEDLTTQDFFDYKRSVNLPSAILKRFQSISNIGNDKNAVQDVKNDDFDYFELDTEPVVKTKKHKSRPRKNTLPKELILHKDSTHLSYKCSGCLKIFQTLDYLRQHYLRLHAPKTFKCPKCERSYASYKLVEQHLKDCHQTVICVECGKTYKNRFSLKQHELSHRLRFVCQSCGRVYKNKDTFKQHIEYGICGQSARKSATDGLFKCDICNKQYSRKNTLRVHIKFEHTNTGQQHICSWCNKKFSCQSRLKAHTVKHTQEKNFPCDICGGKFVTKESLLYHTRIHTGEKPYKCSFCDLRFLSSSRRAEHVRRQHMDPTLTCDICKAKFRSHSCLLKHKQRHANPNSRLFAVEGKPQEENEYCIKN; encoded by the exons ATGACGGAAATTAAGAATCCTCTATTTAATGCATTGTTACGGAAAAAGAGCATGTGCTGTTTGTGTTTTAACACAGTGGATGACGCCGCAATCCATATAGAAGACGAGGTGGTGCTGAAAACAAATAGTGTCACAAACCACTTGGAGCTCTCAGAGGTTCTAAGTTTTGTTTTAGGGAATGAG GTCAATGGAATCCTGGCTTTTGACACAGTTTGCAAAGAATGTTCAATAACAGCATTAAATTGCTACACATTCATCAAGAAAAGCAAAgaaaatacacaaaatttacATAAGGCTATAACAAATCTAGATCATAGTATACCACATGACATAGAACATGTTTTTTGCAAGTCTCTATTTATTTCGTTTAATGAAGATCTAACAACTCAAGACTTTTTCGATTATAAGAGGTCTGTGAATTTGCCATCAGCTATCTTAAAGAGGTTTCAAAGCATTTCTAATATAGGAAATGATAAAAATGCTGTACAGGATGTGAAGAATGATGATTTTGATTACTTTGAACTTGACACCGAACCAgtagtaaaaactaaaaaacacaaAAGTCGACCTAGGAAAAATACTTTGCCAAAAGAACTTATACTACATAAGGATAGTACACATTTGTCATATAAATGCAGTGGATGCCTTAAAATTTTCCAAACATTAGATTACCTACGGCAGCACTATCTCAGGCTACATGCACCGAAAACTTTTAAATGCCCTAAATGTGAGCGCAGCTATGCTTCATACAAACTAGTGGAGCAGCATTTAAAAGACTGTCATCAGACTGTAATATGTGTTGAATGCggaaaaacatacaaaaaccGTTTCAGTTTAAAACAGCATGAACTCTCTCATAGACTAAGATTTGTCTGCCAAAGTTGTGGCCgcgtttacaaaaataaagatacattcAAACAGCATATTGAGTACGGAATATGTGGTCAATCCGCTAGAAAATCGGCAACAGACGGCTTGTTCAAATGTGATATTTGCAATAAACAGTACTCCCGTAAAAACACATTGCGTGTTCACATTAAATTTGAACATACAAACACGGGACAGCAACATATATGCAGTTGGTGCAACAAGAAGTTCAGTTGTCAAAGCAGATTGAAAGCGCATACAGTTAAGCATACGCAGGAAAAGAACTTTCCTTGTGATATCTGTGGGGGTAAATTTGTTACGAAAGAGTCTCTTCTGTATCACACTCGTATACATACTGGAGAGAAGCCATATAAGTGTTCATTCTGTGATTTAAGATTTCTATCTTCATCCCGTCGGGCCGAGCATGTAAGACGTCAGCACATGGACCCAACGCTGACTTGTGACATTTGTAAAGCCAAGTTTAGGAGTCATTCCTGCTTGTTGAAGCATAAGCAGAGGCATGCAAACCCAAACAGCAGGCTGTTTGCTGTTGAAGGCAAGCCTCAGGAGGAAAATGAGTATTGCATCaagaattaa